The following are encoded together in the Longimicrobium terrae genome:
- a CDS encoding aspartate/glutamate racemase family protein, whose protein sequence is MKSLRGEVLGIVGGLGPLASAEFLRTVYRCATWEREQDAPRVLMDSNPAFPDRTSAFLAGEEHTVSPMLEEVLAALLERGATRLVICCMTAHHLLPRLPAELRRPIISVPEVIVAQLRRTRGRYLMLCTRGTRYVSLFEREPGWEDVADRVVFPEAADQDLIHDDLIYQIKRMADPAALAPIVRSLLAKYGTDGFIVGCSEIHLVANVLHGGAEHPECIDPFLAIASSFAHAAETAAHGAGDRIPSLPGAMVRASAA, encoded by the coding sequence ATGAAGAGTCTACGGGGTGAGGTCCTGGGCATCGTGGGCGGGCTGGGGCCGCTGGCGTCCGCCGAGTTCCTGCGGACGGTGTACCGGTGCGCCACGTGGGAGCGGGAGCAGGACGCGCCGCGGGTGCTGATGGATTCCAACCCGGCGTTCCCGGACCGCACCTCGGCCTTTCTGGCGGGCGAGGAGCACACCGTGTCGCCCATGCTGGAGGAAGTGTTGGCCGCGCTGCTGGAGCGGGGCGCCACGCGGCTGGTGATCTGCTGCATGACGGCGCACCACCTGCTTCCCCGCCTTCCCGCGGAGCTGCGGCGCCCCATCATCTCCGTGCCGGAGGTGATCGTGGCCCAGCTGCGCCGCACCCGGGGCCGCTACCTCATGCTGTGCACCCGGGGAACGCGGTACGTGTCGCTGTTTGAGCGCGAGCCGGGGTGGGAAGACGTGGCGGACCGGGTCGTGTTTCCCGAGGCGGCCGACCAGGACCTGATCCACGACGACCTGATCTACCAGATCAAGCGGATGGCGGACCCGGCCGCGCTGGCGCCCATCGTACGCTCGCTGCTGGCCAAGTACGGCACCGACGGCTTCATCGTGGGGTGCTCGGAGATCCACCTGGTGGCCAACGTGCTGCACGGGGGCGCGGAGCACCCGGAGTGCATCGACCCGTTCCTGGCCATTGCGTCGAGCTTTGCGCACGCCGCGGAGACTGCCGCACACGGTGCTGGCGACCGCATTCCGTCGCTGCCGGGCGCAATGGTGCGGGCCTCCGCCGCGTAG